The following coding sequences lie in one Vanessa tameamea isolate UH-Manoa-2023 chromosome 17, ilVanTame1 primary haplotype, whole genome shotgun sequence genomic window:
- the LOC113400350 gene encoding actin-related protein 5, translating to MEDVLVLKDQKTVQDIVHEYGPTLKFGHTPLVIDNGSYQCRVGWSVHDEPHLIFKNLIARPRKDRCKKDAEPPVTPPIQIGNDIINIEAVRFQLKTQFDKNVVTHFEVQEQVCDYIFSHLGIDSDGCVPHPIVMTEAFVTPNYSRQLMSELLFEGYGVPAVSYGVDSLFSLYKNDIGDTALIVNCGYHTIHIIPVIKGKVIEEHARRINLGGSEIISYMHKLLQLKYPVHVNAITMSRIEEILHEHSSIALDYQEEIRRWVNPDYYEANVIRVQLPFVQSTSSSGLTAEQQKERKKEMARRLLEINARKRDERLAEDEEQLNQLLALQELIEDGDTEEFNEAIKGFEIKNYGDLQRQIANLNMRIEKNKQRIAAAANADEPAEPRPTGRFQPPTDPEAFQIWLDETRAKYREVVVRREARRARRAAMVKRRTAAAAERMRAISRLAAAGDDFGYRDSDWDVYKSISREADSDSEADGERLVELEEALREHEPPQPSHHQHQLHLAIEPYRAPELMFQPSMMGNLEAGLAETLEYVFKHFSDEDQLLLANNVFLTGGCSQFPGLKERLERELLEMRPFQSTHKVVMAKNPCLDAWYGARDFAGSSDFEKWCISKEEYYEMGGEYLKEHHASNKYYKSPAPIVDNSMAPAGDANVVKEEIVVDC from the exons atggaaGATGTTTTAGTGCTAAAAGATCAAAAAACTGTGCAAGATATTGTTCATGAATATGGACCTACTTTAAAGTTTGGTCATACTCCTTTAGTAATTGACAATG gttcATATCAATGTAGGGTAGGTTGGTCAGTACACGACGAGCCCcacttaatattcaaaaatttaatcgCTAGACCGCGGAAAGATAGGTGTAAAAAAGACGCAGAGCCTCCTGTTACTCCACCAATTCAAATTggaaatgatattattaacatagaAGCTGTAAG GTTCCAACTAAAAACTCAGTTTGACAAGAATGTTGTTACACATTTTGAAGTTCAGGAACAAGTGTGTGATTACATTTTCTCTCATTTGGGTATTGATTCCGATGGATGTGTTCCACATCCCATAGTGATGACTGAGGCATTTGTCACACCTAATTACAGTAGGCAAT taaTGTCAGAGCTCCTCTTCGAAGGTTATGGAGTTCCAGCTGTGAGTTATGGAGTTGATTCCTTGTTCAGTCTCTATAAGAATGACATAGGCGATACCGCACTAATTGTTAACTGCGGCTACCATACAATCCATATTATACCTGTTATAAAGGGAAAAGTTATAGAAGAACATGCTAGAAGAATCAATTTGG GTGGTAGTGAAATAATTAGCTACATGCATAAGCtactacaattaaaatatcctgTCCATGTTAATGCAATAACAATGTCTCGAATTGAAGAAATTCTTCATGAGCACAGTTCTATAGCTCTAGATTATCAAGAGGAAATTAGAAGATGGGTCAACCCTGATTATTATGAAGCTAATGTTATAAGAGTGCAACTGCCATTTGTACAGTCCACAAGCTCTTCAGGTCTTACAG ctGAACAacaaaaagaaagaaagaaagagatgGCTCGTCGGCTTCTAGAAATAAATGCGAGGAAACGAGACGAGAGGCTGGCAGAAGATGAAGAACAATTAAATCAATTGCTAGCTCTTCAG GAATTGATAGAAGATGGTGACACAGAGGAATTCAATGAAGCTATCAAAGGTTTTGAGATCAAGAATTATGGCGATCTTCAG aGACAAATAGCAAACTTAAATATGCGAATAGAGAAAAACAAGCAACGCATCGCAGCCGCAGCCAACGCGGACGAGCCCGCCGAGCCGCGCCCCACTGGCAGGTTCCAGCCCCCCACCGACCCCGAAGCCTTCCAAATCTGGCTCGATGAGACACGCGCTAAG TACCGCGAGGTGGTGGTGCGGCGCGaggcgcggcgcgcgcggcgcgcgGCCATGGTGAAGCGGCGCACGGCGGCCGCGGCCGAGCGCATGCGCGCCATCTCGCGCCTCGCCGCCGCCGGGGACGACTTCGGCTACCGGGACTCCGACTGGGACGTCTACAAGAG CATCAGTCGCGAGGCGGACTCGGACTCGGAGGCGGACGGCGAGCGCCTCGTGGAGCTGGAGGAGGCGCTGCGCGAGCACGAGCCGCCGCAGCCCTCGCACCACCAGCACCAGCTACACCTCGCCATCGAGCCCTACAG AGCCCCGGAGCTAATGTTTCAACCTTCGATGATGGGCAATTTGGAAGCCGGTTTGGCGGAAACTTTGGAATACGTATTCAAACACTTCAGTGACGAAGATCAGTTGTTGCTGGCAAATAACGTGTTTCTAACCGGAGGATGTTCTCAATTTCCAG gtCTGAAAGAGCGATTAGAAAGAGAACTCCTCGAAATGCGACCGTTTCAGTCAACTCATAAAGTTGTAATGGCAAAAAATCCTTGTCTCGATGCATGGTACGGTGCCAGAGATTTTGCTGGTAGCAGTGACTTTGAAAAATGGTGTATATCTAAAGAAGAGTACTATGAAATGGGTGGAGAATATTTAAAAGAGCACCACGCAAGTAACAAGTACTATAAAAGCCCAGCGCCTATTGTGGATAACTCTATGGCCCCAGCTGGCGACGCTAATGTAGTCAAGGAGGAAATTGTTGTAGACTGTTGA